Part of the Polycladomyces zharkentensis genome, ATATCGTGAGCGATCTGTCGAAGCGATCCGAAAAAATGGAAGGATACACGACAAAGGCCAAGATGACGATTCATACCGGCAGCACCCCCCAAATATACGAAGTGGAAGTATGGTACAAACAGCCGCACTTTTACCGCGTCTCCCTCAAAAACACCAAAAAAGACATTACCCAAATCCTGCTTCGCAATGACGACGGAGTGTACGTGTTGACACCCCATCTGAACAAGAGTTTCCGCTTTCAAAGCGATTGGCCGGAATCCAGCGGACAAATCTATCTGTACCAATCATTGATCAACAGCATTATCAACGATTCGTCTCGCAGGTTCAAAGTGGTCTCCGACGGATATCAATTCGAAGTCCGCTCCAAAACCAACAACCAAACGTTGAGTCGGCAACGGATTTGGCTGAACAAAGATCTGTATCCAACCAAAGCGGAATTGCTCAACGATCAGGATCAGGTGATGGTGGAAGTCACCTTTGACCGCTTCAATACCGACCCATCATTCGACCAGGATGCATTTGACATGAACCGCAACATGAGCGGACTGAACGACCAGGTATTGCCTTCGATGCGTAACGCGCGGACCGACAAAAACCATTCGGAAAAAGAAGTAAATACCATGGTACCGGGTTACGTGCCGAAGGGTAGTCGGTTGGTGGATGAGCAAACCGTCGCCAGCATGGAAGGCGAGGTTGTCATCATGCGATACCAAGGAAAACAACCGTTCACCCTGACACAGAAAAATCCTGACGCCGTACAGGCCAGTGCGCCGATGTACGGCCAACCGGTCGATCTGGGCTACACGGTCGGCGTTTTGTTGGAAGGCAGTGAGAAGAAGCGGCTGTCTTGGACACACAATGGTACGGACTTTGAGTTGTACGGCAATCTGCCGGTAACGGAAATGGTCAAAATCGCCCAATCGGTGCAGGATCAGCCTCAAAAATGAGCCGCAACCCCGTTTCGTGTCGCCTCACGAACGGGGTTTTGTTTTTGCTTGAAAATTCACCTTTCTTTGGTACGCTCTTGTGCATTTCCTCCTTGGCATTTCATAAGAAATTTCGTAAATAACGATTCTCACCCTGACTGGCCTTCTTTATCTGGTCGAATGATCCTATTGAAAGAAACTCGCTCGTGCTGATAGGAAGACCGGGTCCCGGGAGCGAAGATATGCCCGCGAAGTTCCGAACTGGGGAAAAACTGTGTAATCCGGGATGATCCTTGCAGAGGTCCGCCACCAGTTTCTCCTGGACCATCGGGGCAGTGTTCTCGATGGTATTAGCGTTTCACACTGTCCACCCCGGTTCTCTTTGCATACCGACGCAGACCGGTGATGCTACTTTCCATTGGTGCGTAACACTCGGCGGCTACGCCGTTTTCGCTGGAAAACCCAGATACCCGAGTCTGGGTTGACCACCAGTGAGTGGTTTCCCTGAGTGTGCCCCGGTGTCCACATCAAAGCAACCCCAGATCCCAACAGCATGTCTCCATCGATCATCAGCAAACCGCTCTTCGGGGATGTCTGCGAATTTTTCCGGTTGGTACCAGATCTGCTGTAACGGGTGGAGGTGGGGGAAGAATATCCCATTCCTTTCGTTGAACGATCAGTTTGGCCTTGGAAAAGTAAGCCTGACCCGGCCGATCGGGGCTGATTTCCGCTTGGGGTATTGTCGTCCCGATCAACCTCCGTACATCCTGGGTGTGTAGATGGTCATATGTCTTAAGTGATCACCGTGCCATAGCGATATGACAACAGGGTGCGACACTGAAAAACTCACCATATCTTCGAATCTGCTCGTCGAAACAGGGGGTGTTGGATGAATTCATATTCGGTGGGTTCATTCAGCAGTGTTCTGTCATCTGACAAGAACCTGCGGCTGACTGATTCCCTGATCAAAGAAGGAAACATGAAACCGCTGATTGTGCTCCTGACAGGAGGAATCATCAGACCAATCTGGTAAATATATGAAGAGGGCGGTGATTACCGTATCCAGTTGAAAGTGATCTGTCAATCTCACATTCAGAAAATAAATAATATTAAATGTCCAGATGGCAAATTCCCAGGTGAGGGGGTCCTGTATTGAAACGGTGTGTGATTGTCATACTCGTGCTGATCAACATGCAGTTTTTGTTGATGCCTTCCACAGGAGGCGCCCAAACGTCTGATGATCCCGGAGGTTTCCTCAATATCATGCCTCCGGGTCAAGACGGGACGGTAAACGTACTGGAAATGACCAAATTTCAACTGACCGGAGAGTATCCCAAGCACTTCAATGATCAGACCCGGATGTACGATTCCCTGGTGGATCGGATAACGGGGATCAGGGATGAAGAACTTGTCAAGTATTTCAAGGAAGCTGCCTTCGGTGTCAAAGGGAAAGTGGAACGTACCTATTCCCCGGCGAAAGGAGTAACGGTTCAGCGCGATGAATTCGGCGTCCCCCACATCCAAGGGAAAACCAGGGAGGCCACGATGTTTGCCGTGGGATACGTGACCGCGGAGGACAGATTGTTCCTGATGGATGTGCTTCGCCATCTGGGACGGGGGCGGCTGAGCGAATTTCTCGGGGCCAGTGAAGCCAACAAGGAGATGGACAAGGCCCAGGTGAAGGTGGCCCCGTACAAAGAGGAAGAATTGACCCGTCAGGCCAACGAGCTTTGTCTTCAGGGAGAGGAAGCAGTCCAGGTCTGCAAAGACATGAAAGCCTACATTGACGGGGTGAACGCTTTTATACGTAAAGCGCGAATGAATCCCAACTTGCTTCCCGCGGAGTATCCTGCCCTCCAGCAGATTCCGAAAGAGTGGAAGCCCGAGGACAGTGTGGCCATTGCCAGTTTGGTCGGCGGGATATTCGGGAAGGGCGGTGGAAACGAAGTGGCCAGTGGCCGATTTCTGTCCCAGTTAATGCAAAAACACGGTTCCCACAAGGGACGGGCGATCTGGGAGGATTTCCGGAACGCGGAGGACGTGGAAGCTCCAGTGACGACGGATAAATCCTTTCCCTATAACCAGCCTTCTTCCGTCGATCCAAAATCCACGGCCATACTTGATTTGGAAACCGTCGGCAAAACATTGGAGGAGATGAAACTTCCGAAGATGGTGGCGGACGGCCCATTCGGTCCGATTGACTTGAGGGCGCCCAGGGGGATGAGCAATGCGATCCTGGTAAATGCAGAACACACCAAAGCGGGACGTCCCATCGCCGTATTCGGTCCTCAGACAGGCTACTTCAGCCCCCAGCTGCTGGTGGAGACAGATGTTCACGGACCGGGGATTGATGCCCGGGGAGTGGGTTTTGCCGGGGTCAACATGTATGTGCAACTGGGGCGGGGACGGGACTATGCCTGGTCGGCCACCTCCTCCGGAGCGGACAACGTGGACCAGTGGGTGGTGAAACTTTGCGAGCCGGATGGAGGCAAACCCACGATGAAATCCCAGGGTTACTGGTACAAAGGGGAATGTCGCCCCATGGACGTTTATACTCACCGGCAAATCGCGAAACCCACGGTCGCAGGAATTCCCAAGCCGTCCAAAGACAGTTTTATCTTTGACATCAAGGTGGAACGGACTGTCTACGGCCCTGTCAATGCCCGGGGAACCGTCAAGGGAGAGCCGGTGGCTGTAACCACCCAGCGCTCCACTTACGGAAGAGAATTGAACAGCGCTCTCGGCTTTCGCCGGATCAATGATCCGGGGTTTATGAAGGACGGTTCCGCCTCTTTTCTGAAAGCGTTCGATAAAGTGGATTACACCTTCAATTGGTTTTACGTGGACAAAAGGGATATTGCATATAAGCACTCTTGCTTGTGTCCAGTGCGGGACCCCAGGACAAATCCCGACCTTCCTTCATGGGGGACGGGGGAGTACGACTGGACGGGAAAATATCTGAAGCCGGAGCAGCAGCCCCATGACATCAACCCCAAACGGGGATACTTTGCCAATTGGAACAACAAACAGGCTCCCGGTTTCCGAGCCAACGATGCGAATTTCAGTTACGGTCCCGTTCACCGTTCCCTCCATTTGGACAAGCGGTTGGCGGAGATGATATCCTCCGGAAAGAAACTGACCAAGGCGGACATGGTGAACATCATGATGGACGCAGCGACGGTGGATTTGAAGGCACAGGAGGTTTATCCGTGGGTGCTGAAAGTATTGGGAGAAAAAGCCCCCGGTAATGATCCCGTACTTCAGGAGATGAGGGACCGGTTGGCTGCATGGGTGGAGTCCGGGGGACACCGGCGTGATTCATCCCCCAAAGATGGCATTTATGATGATGCAGTGGCCGTGGCGATCGGGGATGCTTATTTTGAAAATCTGACCACGGTGATGTTTGAAAAAGCCCTGAGTGGAACGAACTTGCCCAATGTACTCGAGGATTCGCCGCGGGGCGGTTTGGGTTCGGCTTTTCTCGAGGGTTATTATTCCTATGTAAACAAGGATCTGCGTCAGCTTCTGGGTGAAAAGGTGAAGGACCCCTGGCACACGGTTTACTGTGGTGACGGAAATCTATCCTCTTGCAGGGTGGATTTGTGGAAGGCGATGAGAATAACGGCAGACCTTCTTCGTGAGAAATACCATTCCGATGTCGTGGAGAATTGGGTGTATGATGGCTCTCAAGATGCCATCAAGCAAAAGCCCATGGGTCTACTTGCCGCACCGGACATGCGATGGGTAAACCGGCCCACCTTCCAGCAGGTGGTTCAAGTGGGTGTGAAAAATCCGGGGGAATAAAGAGAAAGGAGCATTAGCTTGCTGATCAAATGGATTGTGTGCCATGTGCCGGAGGAAAACAGGGAATTCTTCTCTCAGGCACAACAGCAATGGTCGGCATTGCGGGATGTCCCGGGGTTTGTGGCTCAATTTGGCGGATGGAATGCAGCTGATCCCGCTGAGGCGTGCATTGTCGGATTGTGGAAGGATCGGGACAGCTATACGGCGTTCATGGAAAAGATCCATGATGAGATTTATGTATCCGGTAGGCAACAGGAGACATTTGACCGTATTGCTGTAACCATCATGGAAGAAATCTTGCCAGTCGGACATCTGGAAAGGTTGTGTTTAGGAGGATGGATGGAAGCGGAGCTGATCCGCGTTGCGGACTGCCGGGTATTGCCGGGGAGAGAAGATCATTTTCTCCAAATGCAGCAGGAGGTATGGAACCCTGCCATGGAGCAAACCGACGGTATGTTGGGCGGTGTGTTCGCGGGGGACGTAT contains:
- a CDS encoding outer membrane lipoprotein-sorting protein — protein: MRRIAWGVAALLLIMVVLTGCGQKNAADIVSDLSKRSEKMEGYTTKAKMTIHTGSTPQIYEVEVWYKQPHFYRVSLKNTKKDITQILLRNDDGVYVLTPHLNKSFRFQSDWPESSGQIYLYQSLINSIINDSSRRFKVVSDGYQFEVRSKTNNQTLSRQRIWLNKDLYPTKAELLNDQDQVMVEVTFDRFNTDPSFDQDAFDMNRNMSGLNDQVLPSMRNARTDKNHSEKEVNTMVPGYVPKGSRLVDEQTVASMEGEVVIMRYQGKQPFTLTQKNPDAVQASAPMYGQPVDLGYTVGVLLEGSEKKRLSWTHNGTDFELYGNLPVTEMVKIAQSVQDQPQK
- a CDS encoding penicillin acylase family protein → MKRCVIVILVLINMQFLLMPSTGGAQTSDDPGGFLNIMPPGQDGTVNVLEMTKFQLTGEYPKHFNDQTRMYDSLVDRITGIRDEELVKYFKEAAFGVKGKVERTYSPAKGVTVQRDEFGVPHIQGKTREATMFAVGYVTAEDRLFLMDVLRHLGRGRLSEFLGASEANKEMDKAQVKVAPYKEEELTRQANELCLQGEEAVQVCKDMKAYIDGVNAFIRKARMNPNLLPAEYPALQQIPKEWKPEDSVAIASLVGGIFGKGGGNEVASGRFLSQLMQKHGSHKGRAIWEDFRNAEDVEAPVTTDKSFPYNQPSSVDPKSTAILDLETVGKTLEEMKLPKMVADGPFGPIDLRAPRGMSNAILVNAEHTKAGRPIAVFGPQTGYFSPQLLVETDVHGPGIDARGVGFAGVNMYVQLGRGRDYAWSATSSGADNVDQWVVKLCEPDGGKPTMKSQGYWYKGECRPMDVYTHRQIAKPTVAGIPKPSKDSFIFDIKVERTVYGPVNARGTVKGEPVAVTTQRSTYGRELNSALGFRRINDPGFMKDGSASFLKAFDKVDYTFNWFYVDKRDIAYKHSCLCPVRDPRTNPDLPSWGTGEYDWTGKYLKPEQQPHDINPKRGYFANWNNKQAPGFRANDANFSYGPVHRSLHLDKRLAEMISSGKKLTKADMVNIMMDAATVDLKAQEVYPWVLKVLGEKAPGNDPVLQEMRDRLAAWVESGGHRRDSSPKDGIYDDAVAVAIGDAYFENLTTVMFEKALSGTNLPNVLEDSPRGGLGSAFLEGYYSYVNKDLRQLLGEKVKDPWHTVYCGDGNLSSCRVDLWKAMRITADLLREKYHSDVVENWVYDGSQDAIKQKPMGLLAAPDMRWVNRPTFQQVVQVGVKNPGE
- a CDS encoding YdbC family protein, with the protein product MLIKWIVCHVPEENREFFSQAQQQWSALRDVPGFVAQFGGWNAADPAEACIVGLWKDRDSYTAFMEKIHDEIYVSGRQQETFDRIAVTIMEEILPVGHLERLCLGGWMEAELIRVADCRVLPGREDHFLQMQQEVWNPAMEQTDGMLGGVFAGDVSARRFLTITWWKSAKLHRAYVKNHVANLREQAQLDLDIEQLVGYEVWCKPSWRVTATVQSARGR